The Devosia sp. MC521 genome segment CCTGTGAGGGGTGGTGGAGGTATCGGAAGTGCGAATGATGACATGAGTAGCGACAAAAAGTGTGAGAGACACTTTCGCCGAAAGTCCAAGGGTTCCTGCGCAATGCTAATCAGCGCAGGGTTAGCCGGCCCCTAAGTCGAGGCAGAAATGCGTAGACGATGGGAACCACGTTAATATTCGTGGGCCAGGTGGTAGTGACGGATCGCGCAGAGCTGTATTCCCTTATCGGATTGGGAGTGCAGTGAGCCGGTTCCAGGAAATAGCTCCACCAATATTGACCGTACCCTAAACCGACACAGGTGGACTGGTAGAGTATACCAAGGCGCTTGAGAGAACTATACTGAAGGAACTCGGCAAATTGCACGCGTAACTTCGGGATAAGCGTGACCTTGCATTGGGCAACCAGTGTCAAGGTGTCACAAAAGAGGGGGTGGCGACTGTTTATCAAAAACACAGGGCTCTGCGAAGTCGCAAGACGACGTATAGGGTCTGACGCCTGCCCGGTGCCGGAAGGTTAAAAGGAGAGGTTAACGCCTTGAATTGAAGCCCCGGTAAACGGCGGCCGTAACTATAACGGTCCTAAGGTAGCGAAATTCCTTGTCGGGTAAGTTCCGACCTGCACGAATGGCGTAACGACTTCCCCACTGTCTCCAGTATAGACTCAGCGAAATTGAATTCCCCGTGAAGATGCGGGGTTCCTGCGGTCAGACGGAAAGACCCCATGAACCTTTACTATAGCTTTGCGCTGGCATTTGTGTCGGCATGTGCAGGATAGGTGGTAGGCTTTGAAGCCAGGGCGCCAGCCTTGGTGGAGCCACAAGATGAGATACCACCCTTATCGTCATAGATGTCTAACCGCGGCATAACAGTGTCCGGGACAGCGCATGGTGGGTAGTTTGACTGGGGCGGTCGCCTCCCAAAGAGTAACGGAGGCGCGCGATGGTGGGCTCAGACCGGTCGGAAATCGGTCGTCGAGTGCAATGGCATAAGCCTGCCTGACTGCGAGACTGACAAGTCGAGCAGAGACGAAAGTCGGTCATAGTGATCCGGTGGTCCCGTGTGGAAGGGCCATCGCTCAACGAATAAAAGGTACTCTGGGGATAACAGGCTGATAATGCCCAAGCGTCCATAGCGACGGCATTGTTTGGCACCTCGATGTCGGCTCATCACATCCTGGGGCTGGAGCAGGTCCCAAGGGTATGGCTGTTCGCCATTTAAAGTGGTACGTGAGCTGGGTTCAGAACGTCGTGAGACAGTTCGGTCCCTATCTGCCGTGGGTGTTGGAATATTGAGAGGAGCTGTCCCTAGTACGAGAGGACCGGGATGGACGAACCTCTGGTGGACCTGTTGTGGCGCCAGCCGCATTGCAGGGTAGCTAAGTTCGGACGGGATAACTGCTGAAAGCATCTAAGCAGGAAGCCTCCCTCAAAACAAGTATTCCCTATCAGAGCCGTGGAAGACCACCACGTTGATAGGACAGGTGTGGAAGAGCAGCAATGCTTGAAGCTTACTGTTACTAATAGCTCGATCGGCTTGATCGTTCTCATTAATCTATGTCCGTAAACACATCAGTTTACTCAGTTCATTAAAACCAGAATTCACGTTTTATGTTTTTCGCTGACCTTGTGGTTCTTGCGAGGAGCCCAAGACCCGATCCCATCCCGAACTCGACCGTCAAATTCCTCCGCGCCAATGGTACTAAGTCTCAAGACTTGGGAGAGTAGGTCACTGCAAGGTCTGCCAAAAACATAAAATCTCTCGACGATCATCAAAACCAAATACAAAAAGCCCCGTTCACCAGCGGGGCTTTTTGCGTTTCTAAGCTCCGCACAATTGCCCCCACCTCACCTCCCCCGCAACCGGGGGAAGGACTGGAATGGTGTGCTGGGTTGGATCTCCATGCCCGCAACAAGCCCCCTCAGCCGGCCCTAGAGGGCCGACCTCTCCCCGGAGGGGCGAGGTGAAGGTAGGCTGCGATTTCTGATACCCCCTCACCCTCAATCCCTCCCCGCAAGGGGGAGGGAGGCAAAGCGGTGTTTGTTGGGGGAGAGGTGCCTATAAGGCCCGGCTTTGCAAGCGGACCATCTCGCCTGATCGAAGAGGTCAGAGCCCTGCGCCAACGGCGGAGGTGGGAAGCGGCTTGGGTACAGCGTGGGGCAACGGAAATGCTCCGCGCAAAGTGTGCGCGGAGCTGAATTTTAGGCCTTTAGGGGCAGGCCCAGGGTGATCAGTTCCGACCGCAATTGGCCAGGGTCCTTGAAATGGATACCCTTCATGCCAAACTTGCGTGCGGCAACGATGTTGGGTTCGCTATCGTCGATGAAAACGCAGCTGTCTGGGGCGAGAGCATAACGATCACAGAAGGTGCGGTAGATGCGTGGATCGGGTTTGACCAGTCTTTCGAGCCCTGAGACGACAACGCCATCGAACTTTTCGAGGAACGGCCATTCACCCAAGCAGGTCATCCACTTCTCCCAAGAGAAGTTGGTAATGGCAAAGGTTGGGACGTCCTGTTCAATCAGTTCGTTGTGGATGTCGATAGTACCCTGAATGAAGGGACCAAAGGTCTCTTTCCAGCGCGTGTCAAAGGCTTGAATTTCGCGCCAGTATTTTGGAAAGCGAGTAACGAGCTTGGCAACGCCTTCAGAATATTTTTCGCCGGCGTCGAACTCCAAGTTCCAATCGCTGGTGCAGATCGTCTCGTGGAACCACTGCGCGTCTTCTTCAGTCTCAAAGAGCTTGCGGAACAGGTACATAGGGTTCCAGTCGACGAATACGCCGCCCAGATCGAATACGGGAATAATGTGGTCGTCCATGATCGCTTAGCTTTAAGGAATGGTCCCTGCTTCTGCCATGCAGTGTTGCATTGGGCAAGCAAGGCTATGGGGAGACGATCACACCCGTGGTGGTGCGGGGGATGTGATAGCTGGTGCGGTGCAGTTGCACCGTCTGATCGACAACGACAGCAAAGCTCGGGCTGTATTCATAGCTGGTTTCAGCGACGATGACCACACGGCCAAGAGCGAGATCCGTCATCTCTTGCGGTAGTTCTATTGTAAAACCCTCTGCGGGCACGATTTGGCCGTCGGTATACTGCTTAGACCATTTGACCACAGCCTCTCCGGCCGCTGACACTTCAACGCCGGCAATTGTCTGAACGACAGTTGTGCTGTCGTAGGGATGCATAATGCCACTGGCCGCCTGGAAATAGTCTTCCAAAGTCCCCTGAGAGAGCGTGCCATTGGTACGCGCTACAAGATCACCGAGAGCACTGGCCGCAGTTTGGACTTTGCGGTCCAAGATGATGAGCGTGCTGCCCTCGACTGAGCCCAGATAGAGAACGAGCATGATCGGCATCGCGAGCGCAAACTCAACAGCGGCAACGCCGTTCTCGTTCGATAAGGTTTTGGCGACGAGAGAGCGGAGTTTGGAGCGCGCGCGCATCAGAAGGGCTCGTTCATAAAGACGAACGTCGAGCCAATGAGGCGCGTCCCATCCGCTAGGTTAGCGATGCTCAAAGGGCCAAGGGGGATCGGAACGGGATAGCGGAAGTAGGCTTGTACCATGACAACGCTGGACGCCCCTCCTGGGGCCCAAGTTTCTGGTGTGGTCCAATCGCACTCGGCTGGGCAGGTGATGTCGACGGGTATTGTTGGAGCGGTGCTTTTAAAGGTCTGGATCGTATCGACGCGCAGATGCATGTCCTGACAATCGCCGAAGAGCCCATAAAGGCGGTCACATATCTGCTTTTTGTATTCGGCTGTGCCCTGTTTTTGCGCCTCTCCAATGCGTACATAGCGCGATGCGTCGATGACCGCGCTTTCAAGGACTTGGCTGGATATGAAGACCAGGGAGGTTTGTAAGATGGCAGCGATAAGCCCAAAAAACGGGATGGCCAACAGAGCAAACTCCACGGCGGTCGCGCCACGCGTGTCGCGGAGTGCGGCATAGAGAAGTTTGCGCCGTGAGCTGGCTCGCACCATTGAAGGGATGTCCTGAATTTGTCCCTGAGCAGGGTAGACTGCAGAACGCTAACGAGCCTTTCTGCATATTTGCGCAAATTTGATGAAAACGAGACCGTTCAATTGGCCGCTGATTGGACCAATTGCGCGGAGGCCAGTGCCTGTCCGGAGAAATTGGCATCGTCGCCCATCATGACGACAGGTTGACACACCGGGGCGCAGGACAGGCTGGTCCGATTGAGCCCCTGATAAACTGTCATCACCCCAGCCTGCAATTGCGTGACCTCTACAAGCGTGTCCGCAATCGGTTCGCCCATGGCGTCTAGGATGATGAGATTGGTTTGGCCGTAGCTTTTACCGGTGAGAACCAAAGTTTGAGGATCTTGGATCGTCACGTCTGCAACGCCGGGGTTGCCAACGATGACCGTCGCGGCTGGTGCATTGATGCGCAGAACGCGCGCCATATTTGCTTGTACAGTAATGGGTGAGCCGTCTTGGGCCATAATGGGGAATGGAATGCTCACGGCAATGATAAGCAGAGTAGTTGCGAGTGTGCGGGGCATTCCACCAAATCCTGAAGTTACTGTGGTCAGAGTGAATCTGGGCGAGAATGGTAAATACAAGGCAAATTTATGGGAAAATTTATAGTGAGGAAGCGGGCTGTCGAATAGATCGCGTTCTTATTGGGAATTCTGTCCCGTAAAAATTGTTCTGATTTTATCGCCTTGTGTGCGGTGTTGGTGAAAAACACGGCGATTGTGTTAACCAGAAAAACACCAAGACTACATGAGTACATTCGTAAGTTGTTGCTACCTAATGAGGATTAACTCTCCTTCAACTTGGCATGGGTAGTTTGTAGTCATGTTCAACCTGTGCTCGTCCCGTTGTGGAGAGCACGCCATGATCGCCGATGAGGAGCTTGGGTATGAAGATTTTTGCACGTTTTGCTAAGGACGAGTCCGGCGCAACCGCTATTGAATACGGCCTGATTGCGGCGCTTGTGGCCGTAGGGATCATTGCCGGTGCTTCTTTGCTTGGAAACAACCTAGGTTCGCTGTTTAATAATATCGGCGGCCGTCTTGGAAACGTTCAGGTGCCAGGATAAGCGCTAGAACAGATATAGTTTAAGGGGGGGGTTCGCCTCCCTTTTTCTTTTTGTCGGGGCAAGTTCTAATTGTCTTACTTTGGAATTTTCTATTTTCCAGCCTTGATGTTTTTTGCCGCTATTTCGGATCTGTTCACGATGCGGATCCCGAATTGGCTGGTGTTGGCCGTAGGGCTTGCGTTCTTCCCCGCTGCGATCATTGCCCAAATGCCCTGGGAGGCGATTGGCATTCATGTGCTGTGCGCCTTTGCGGTCTTGGTCGTGGCCTTTGGTCTCTTTGCCCTCAACGTAATTGGTGGTGGTGATGCCAAGTTTGCAGCCGCAACTGTACTGTGGTTGGGCGCCGGGCAAGTGCTGCCATATCTCGTCTACGCTAGTGTATTTGGTGGCATCCTAACTATCCTCATTTTGTTCTTAAGATCACTCCCTCTCGAGGTGTGGATCACTCGGTATGAATGGCTGAGTCGATTGCATAACCGGAAGAACGGGGTGCCTTATGGCATTGCATTGGCAATTGCCGCAGTTTTTGTTTACCCCGAAACTTTGATCTACAATCTCCTGGTTCAAAGCTGAAATTGATCAATATCTTTCTGGACTTGGCATAGTTGAAGCGTGTTCGTTTGGGTGCGATATAGAGGTGCGATTTTGAAGTATCTCAGATTGTTAACCTTAGTAATCAAGGCCTGATTAACCAAGTTTTGACCCTTTTATTTCATGGTCTACAAAGGAAGCTGGCCTTAGCCCGCTGAGCCTTTGGGGGGGTCATGAGACCGGCGCGAATCATTCTCATTGCTGTCGCGTTGATTGCCGGTGGCCTCGCCGCCATCTTGGTTACCCGCGGCGGCAGCACACCTGAGCCGTCTGCGCCGCAGGCAGTTGCCACTCAAATTGTTCCTGAAGCGAAGGTGCAGGTGCTTGTCGCAAGCCGTGGGATCGGCGTGGGTGAACGCCTGCTCGCCGAGAGCACCCAATGGCAGGATTGGCCTGAACAGGCGCTGCGGCCCGAGTTTGTGACCGTGACAGCCATGCCAGAGGCACAGACGGAACTCATCGGTGCAATCGCGCGGTTTGAACTCTTCCCGGGTGAGCCAATTCGTGAAGCCAAACTGGTACGATCCGATAGCGGATATTTGTCGGCTGTGCTGGCACCAGGAAAGCGCGGCGTTTCGGTGGCGGTCTCTCCAGTGTCGAGCGCTGGCGGCTTTGTCGTACCGAATGATCATGTCGACGTTGTGCTCACCACCCCGACCGACCTTGGGCAACAGTCAGAACTGATCCTTTCCGATGTTCGCGTTTTGGCTATTGGCACGCGCCTCGGCGAGATGGGGCAGTCTGGGGGCAGTGAGGACCCCAATAACACCACCCCGCCCACGACCTTCGTGTCAGACACGATTGCCACCTTAGAGCTGGACCCGGGACAGGCGGAAACGCTGATTAATTCCTCGACCCGTGGCCAGTTAAGCCTGACGCTCAGATCGGTCGCTGACTTTAATCGGTCCGATGAGCAACGCTTTGGATCCAACCAGCCTGTTCGTCTGATCCGCTACGGGCGCGAACAGAACGTTGTAACCAGTGCGGGGCAAGTGTCGCCCGTCCCTGCTGAAACCGCTTATGACTCCGCCAGCCTGCCAGAGGTTCAAACTGGTCCCGCCGCTCCGCAAGTTTTGCCGCAGTGAGAGTTCGAGAGTGATGAAAACGGCCAACACAAATCGATCATTGTCCGGTAGAGCGGCGACACTGGCCTTCGGGCTGGGTGTCGCGATGTTGTCGGCAACGGGTCTGTCGCCTGTTCAAGCGCAATCACAGGCGCAAATCGCCATTCAACCCAGCGCCTATGGGGCCGTCCGCCCCTTGAGCATCGAACGTAACAAATCTCTGATCGTCGACTTGCCCGCGGGTGTCGCGGAGGTGGTGGTCTCGCAGCCCGAGATCGCTGCCGCGATTATGCGCACCAGAACCAGAGCCATCGTGCAGGGCATGTCTTCGGGCAAGACCAACATCTTCTTCCTTGATGACGCTGGACGGACCATCCAGGTGCTCGATATTGCGATCAACGAGGCGGAGTCGGCGGTTGGAGCTGCGCTTCAAACCGCGCTGGCGCGTGTCTTGCCAAACTCCAACATTCGCGTGGAATCCGTTCCGGGTCTCGATGGGTCCAGCCGGGTCGTCCTGACGGGCAACGTCCGCTCGGGTGAAGATCGTGAACGGGCCACCGCTGTTGCCACTCAATTCGCTGGATCTGCGGATAACGTCGCCAATATCTTGGACGTGGCGGGAGCCCAGCAGGTGATGCTGCAGGTCACCGTTTCCGAAGTGAAGCGCGATGTGGCCAAGCAATTCGGCATAAACTTTGGTGCTGCCTTCAATGTTGGAACGGCCAACCTCCTGCAATTCGCAACTACTCTGGTGGATAGTGAAAGCCCATATGGCTTGAATGCAAGGTTCTCTGACAATGGTAATTCGGTCTTAGGCGTTATCCGGGCGCTTGAGGATAAGGGGGCGCTCAGGGTTCTGGCGCAGCCGACACTGACAGCCATTTCAGGCGAAGAAGCCAAGTTCCTCGCTGGTGGCGAACTTCCGTATTACTCCTATGATCCCGCAGAGGGTGGCGACGGCGGCGAAGGCAACAGATTGCAGCGGACCGTCGTATTTAAGCCTTATGGTGTCGAGCTCTCGTTCGAGCCTGTGGTGAAATCGAATGGGGTGATCGGGCTCAAGGTCGATACTTCGGTGTCTGAACCGCAAGCGGATTTCTCGCTCACCAAGCGGCAAGCCTCCACCTCGGTTGAGCTGCCGAGCGGCATGACGCTCGCCATCGGCGGCCTTCTGCAAGAGAGCACCAGCCAGAACATCAAACAGTTCCCGCTCTTGGGTGATATTCCTATCCTCGGCGCGCTGTTCCGGTCCCGCGAGTTCCAGACGCAACAGACCGAATTGGTGATCTTGGTTACCCCTTACCTCGTCAACGCGGCTCCCGCAGGCACTCTTGCGGTGCCGACCGACAAGTTCGCCATGAGCGGCGATGCAGAGGCGATCTTCCTCGGGCGTATTGAACATCAATACGGGGTCGGATCGACGGGTGAGTTCCGAGGCGGTTTCAGCGGCAATGTTGGCTTCGTTCTCGATTGAGTTGGATTGAGGAGCAGTGCGTATGAGTTTCCTGACGCCGGATAAAGCAAAGACTGAAGAGGTGGCGGCAGAGATCGCAACTGGCGCTCGGCTCGTGCCGCGCATCACTGCCCAGGCATTTTGCGAGAACACGCAGACAGCACAGCTTGTCGAAGCCGTTCTACAAGATCGACGCATGTCTAAAGTCGCGCTGACCACGCACAACGGTGGCGTTGAAGGGGCGATAGAGACTTACAAGTCGAACCCGACGCCAAACTTGATCATTGTGGAATCGACACTCACACCTGGCGCGATCGTTGCGGCATTGGGGCGCCTGTCTGAGGTGTGTGACGCGGCAACACGAGTCATCGTACTCGGGCATGTCAATGACGTGCTCTTGTATCGTGAGCTGATCCGCAACGGCATTTCGGAATATGTGGTTCTGCCGGCTAGCCCTCAGGAACTGGTCGCGGCTATTACCGACATCTATGTCGCAGAGGGCGCGGCGCCTATCGGGCGAACGATTGGCTTTGTTTCCGCCAAGGGCGGGGCCGGGAGTTCAACTGTCGCGCATAACGTCGCTTGGGCAATCGCCTCCTCGCTCCGTCAGGATTGCCTCGTTATCGATATGGATTTGCCGTTTGGCACGGCAGGGCTGAACTTCAACCAAGATCCGCCCCATGGTTTGGGTGATGCAATGTTGGCCAGCCAAAAGGTCGATCAAACCATGCTTGATCGCCTGATGAGCAAGGCGGCTAACCACATCAGCCTGCTCGCTGCTCCGGCATCGCTTGATCAGACGTGGGATTTTGGCGAACGCGACTTCGAGCAGGTCATCGAGATCTGCCAGAAATCGGTACCCGTGATCATCTTGGATATTCCGCATGTGTGGAATAGCTGGACACGGCAGACATTGGCTTCGGTTGATGAAGTTGTGGTCGTGGCCGAGCCCGATCTGGCCAATTTGCGCAACGCTAAGAATTTGTCTGATGCGATCAAGATCATGCGCCCAACAGAGGCAGCACCCAAGTTGGTGATGAACAAAGTTGGCATACCGAAGCGTCCGGAGATCAATCCGAACGAGTTCGCGACGTCGGTGGAATGTTCGCTGATCGGGCAGATCGGCTTTGATGCACATCTGTTTGGTACAGCGGCGAACAATGGCCAGATGATCGCTGAAGTACAAGCATCCAACAAGATTAACGACATCTACCGTAGCATTGGCTTTCAGGTGACTGGTCGCGCAGTGGGGCAGGCAGGGGGGAAGGGCGGGTCACTGCTCAACCTATCCACCCTGTTCAAAAAGCGCGCCTAAGTCAGGCTTCGGCGTTAGGAAGTATGAGATATGTTTGGCAAGCGAACGACATTTGGCGGCAATACGCCCGGAGTTTCTGAGCTCCCGCGTCCAATCGCCAGCCCGCCACCGGGAGCGGTGTCGTCCCCTGCGCAACGCCGCCAGCCTGACGCAGACAGCTCTGCCAGTCGTGCGAAGAGTACGGACGACGTTCTCGACGTCAAAGCACAGGCTGAAAACCCGCGAGCCAAGGAATATTTCTCGACCAAGTCAGCGATCTTTAATGCGCTGATTGACTCGATTGACCTGAGCCAGTTGGCGACGATGGAGAGCCAGTCGGCGCGCGAGGAAATTCGCGACATCGTCTCCGAAATCATTGCGCTGAAATCCATCGCGATGTCGATTGCCGAGCAGGAAGATCTGCTTGAAGACATTTGCAACGACGTGCTGGGTTACGGCCCGCTCGAGCCGCTGCTCGCACGCGATGACATTGCCGATATCATGGTGAACGGCTCGCAGCGCTGTTACATCGAAGTCGGCGGCAAGGTCCGGCTGACAAACGTGCGCTTCCGCGATGATGCGCATTTGATGAATGTCTGCCAGCGTATCGTGTCGCAGGTCGGTCGCCGTGTCGATGAAGGCTCGCCAATTTGCGACGCGCGCTTGCCTGACGGGTCGCGTGTGAACGTTATCGCGCCGCCTCTTGCCATTGACGGCGCAGCGCTGACCATTCGTAAATTTAAAAAGGACAAGCTCACCCTTCAGCAGCTGGTCAAATACGGCTCTATTTCCTCTGAGGGCGCGGAAGTGCTGCGTATTCTGGGCCGCGTGCGTGCCAATATTTTGATCTCAGGCGGCACGGGTTCGGGCAAGACCACACTGCTCAACTGTTTGACAGCCTTCATCGAAAAAGATGAGCGGGTGATTACCTGCGAAGACTCGGCCGAATTGCAACTGCAGCAACCACACGTTGTCCGCCTTGAAACGCGTCCTCCGAACTTGGAGGGGGAAGGCGAGATCACCATGCGTGATCTTATCAAGAATTGTCTGCGTATGCGCCCTGAACGCATCATCGTGGGCGAAGTGCGTGGTCCGGAGTCCTTCGATCTCCTGCAGGCGATGAACACGGGCCACGATGGCTCTATGGGCACTCTGCACGCCAACTCGCCGAGAGAGGCGCTTTCGCGTTTGGAATCGATGATCACCATGGGCGGCTACTCGCTGCCGAGCCGCACCATTCGCGAAATGATCGTGTCTTCGATCGACGTGATCGTTCAGGCCGCGCGACTACGCGATGGTTCGCGCCGCATCACCCACATTACCGAAGTGCTGGGCATGGAAGGGGATGTGATCGTGACACAGGATATCTTCACCTATGACATCATGGGTGAAGACGCGAACGGCATGCTCCTCGGGCGTCACCATTCGACCGGTATTACCAAGCCTCAATTCACGGAACGCGCGCGCTACTTCAACGAAGAGGCCAACTTGGTGGAAGCCTTGGAGGCGTCCAACATTGAGCATCGCGAAATGGCGAGTAAGTAGAATATGACCACAAGCGTGCTGCTCATCATTTTGTTCGTTGTTGTTGCCGGTGCATTGGCCTTGGCGTTTGTCCCCGCGGCCGCGGGTGGCCAGCGCGCAAAGCAGCGCCTCAAGGTCTATCAAGGTGATGTCTCCATCAATCGGCGCGTTGCCGGGGAGAGCCGTGTCCGGGATAATCGGCGCAAAACGGTGCAGCAGGCGCTCAAGGCGCAGCAGGATGAGTTGAAAGCCAACCGCCGGTTGACCATCCCAGCCATGTTGTTTCAGGCGGGAATGACCACGACACCCGCTGCCTATATTCGCAACTCGATTATCTTCGGTGTTGTGCTTTTTGGGCTTTTGGTTGTGGCGCAGGTGCCGTTTTATTTTGCGGCCATCATTGCTGCCGCGGGTGGGTATCTAGGTCCACGCTTTTACGTCATGCGTAAGCGCCGCAAATATCAAGATCGGTTCTTGGACGAATTACCCAATGCCATTGAAGCGATTGTCCGTGGCGTTAAAACGGGTCTGCCGCTCAATGATACGGTGCGTGTTGTCGCCAAGGACACCAAGGAACCAGTTCGCTCTGAGTTCGGTCGCATCTTGGATCAGCAGGCTTTCGGCTTCTCGATGCAAGAGTCCATTCAGATCCTGTTGGAGCGCGTGCCTCTGCCTGAGGTGAATTTCTTCGTTGTGGTTATCACCGTGCAGCAACAGTCTGGCGGTAACCTCTCAGAAGCCCTGAGCAATTTGGCGCGAGTTCTGCGCAACCGCAAAAAGATGAAAGCCAAGGTCAAGGCAATGTCGTCTGAAGCCAAGGCATCGGCGGCGATTATCGGCGCGCTGCCAATTGTTGTGGCCGTTCTGATCTCCGTTGTGTCGCCGGCCTATCTGGCCCCACTTTTCACGACACCCGTTGGCAATGTGTGTTTGGCCATTGCTGTGTTCATGCTGAGTGCAGGCGTTTTTGTCATGCACCGCATGGTTCAGTTCGAGATCTAGGGGGGTAGCCGTGGACATCATCGCGCTTGTAACCCAACGCGAGTTTTTGATTGCGGCCCTTGCTGCCATCTCGGCGACGGCTGCGGTGTTTACCTTTGGGTCCAGTCTTCTGGTCAAGCAGGAGCTCAAAGGGCGCATTCAGCGCGTGGCACTGGAGCGCGAGAAAATGCGGGCCCAGGAGATGTCTCGGTTGCGTGGGAGCTCTGCGGCAGTAGCCGACCGAAGTTCGATCCGCCGCGATGACAATACAAAGGCCTATATGCGCAAGGCCGTCGACAGATTTGATCTGCGGAAAGCCTTCCAGGACGAAAATACGCTCGACCAGCTGTCCATGGCTGGACTGCGTGGTCCGGCCGAGTTGACCAAATATCTCTTCGTGCGGTTCACGACACCGGTTGCCGTATTGCTGTTTGCGATCTTCTACTTAGTCGTCGTAGCGCCTGGTGATCGACCCATGTATCTGAGCCTCGCCTACTCCGTTGCGATTGGGGTCGTCGGCGCCTACTTGCCAGTGCTATTGTTGAAAAACAAAATCCAGAAGCGCCAAGCCTCTATCCGTCGCGCATGGCCAGATGTGTTGGACTTGATGCTGTTGTGCGTTGAGGCTGGCATGTCCATGGAGCACGCCATAAAGCGCGTTGCCAAGGAAATCGGCGGTCAGTCACCGCAGCTTGCCGAAGAACTGACGCTGACCAATGCCGAGCTATCATTTCTGGAAGATCGCTCACGCGCCTATGAAAACCTCGGCCGACGCACAGGGCTCGACAACGTTAGGGCGGTCATGACCGCACTTATTCAGGCCGATCGCTATGGCACCTCTGTAGGTCAGGCTTTGCGTGTCATGGCTGAAGAAGGGCGTGAAGCGCGTATGATGGAAGCGGAGAAGAAGGCAGCCGCATTGCCGCCGAAACTAACCGTGCCGCTCATCCTCTTCCTGCTGCCCGTATTGTTTATCGTGGTCCTGTCGCCAGCAATGATCAAAGTCTTCACTGGCAGCGTCGCAAGCACGGTCGGCGGCGGCTAATCGAGGGCCTTAATCCTTGAGCAGGTCCCAACGGTTTTGCTGGGTCAGCAGCGCTCTGATGTAAGCCATGTTGGATTCCACTTGATCAGGCGGAAGCTCGGCGGCGTAGATTTTGCGCGCCTCATCAAAGCGTCCCTGTAGGCCGAAAACCAATGCCAGGTTTTGACGGGTCTGTGTCGATGCCCCTTGCATGCTGACGGCTTTGCGCAGGTGCTGCTCGGCCAGGCTCAGTTCATTGGTCATCGCATAGGATAGGCCAAGATTGGTTTCGATCGAGGCTTCGTTCGGTGCAAGAGCTGCGGCCTGCGTGTAAATGCGCCGTGCTTCGCTGTTCCGCCCCATCTGATCCAAGGTCGCGCCTTTGACCAACAGTGCGCTCCAATCTGGAGCGTCCGTGCGCAGAACATTGT includes the following:
- a CDS encoding CpaF family protein, which translates into the protein MFGKRTTFGGNTPGVSELPRPIASPPPGAVSSPAQRRQPDADSSASRAKSTDDVLDVKAQAENPRAKEYFSTKSAIFNALIDSIDLSQLATMESQSAREEIRDIVSEIIALKSIAMSIAEQEDLLEDICNDVLGYGPLEPLLARDDIADIMVNGSQRCYIEVGGKVRLTNVRFRDDAHLMNVCQRIVSQVGRRVDEGSPICDARLPDGSRVNVIAPPLAIDGAALTIRKFKKDKLTLQQLVKYGSISSEGAEVLRILGRVRANILISGGTGSGKTTLLNCLTAFIEKDERVITCEDSAELQLQQPHVVRLETRPPNLEGEGEITMRDLIKNCLRMRPERIIVGEVRGPESFDLLQAMNTGHDGSMGTLHANSPREALSRLESMITMGGYSLPSRTIREMIVSSIDVIVQAARLRDGSRRITHITEVLGMEGDVIVTQDIFTYDIMGEDANGMLLGRHHSTGITKPQFTERARYFNEEANLVEALEASNIEHREMASK
- a CDS encoding type II secretion system F family protein, with the protein product MDIIALVTQREFLIAALAAISATAAVFTFGSSLLVKQELKGRIQRVALEREKMRAQEMSRLRGSSAAVADRSSIRRDDNTKAYMRKAVDRFDLRKAFQDENTLDQLSMAGLRGPAELTKYLFVRFTTPVAVLLFAIFYLVVVAPGDRPMYLSLAYSVAIGVVGAYLPVLLLKNKIQKRQASIRRAWPDVLDLMLLCVEAGMSMEHAIKRVAKEIGGQSPQLAEELTLTNAELSFLEDRSRAYENLGRRTGLDNVRAVMTALIQADRYGTSVGQALRVMAEEGREARMMEAEKKAAALPPKLTVPLILFLLPVLFIVVLSPAMIKVFTGSVASTVGGG
- a CDS encoding tetratricopeptide repeat protein: MPRVKYDRFWMHCVLAVGLTAVTLSGCTSSRNYNGSGTGPFAASQKQPTLEQLTARYKSNPRDRNNTIQYATHLRAIGQPEQAMAALEATLAAHPKDVPISIAYAKALTAAGRFEQSLNVIDNVLRTDAPDWSALLVKGATLDQMGRNSEARRIYTQAAALAPNEASIETNLGLSYAMTNELSLAEQHLRKAVSMQGASTQTRQNLALVFGLQGRFDEARKIYAAELPPDQVESNMAYIRALLTQQNRWDLLKD
- a CDS encoding type II secretion system F family protein — protein: MTTSVLLIILFVVVAGALALAFVPAAAGGQRAKQRLKVYQGDVSINRRVAGESRVRDNRRKTVQQALKAQQDELKANRRLTIPAMLFQAGMTTTPAAYIRNSIIFGVVLFGLLVVAQVPFYFAAIIAAAGGYLGPRFYVMRKRRKYQDRFLDELPNAIEAIVRGVKTGLPLNDTVRVVAKDTKEPVRSEFGRILDQQAFGFSMQESIQILLERVPLPEVNFFVVVITVQQQSGGNLSEALSNLARVLRNRKKMKAKVKAMSSEAKASAAIIGALPIVVAVLISVVSPAYLAPLFTTPVGNVCLAIAVFMLSAGVFVMHRMVQFEI